Within the Burkholderia sp. NRF60-BP8 genome, the region CCGGCGCCGATCACGAGGTCGCCCTTGTCGGACTGGCTGATGTACGCGTGCACCGCGTTGGACATGATCACCGAATTCACCACCGGCTTGATCGGCTCGGACACCAGCGCCTGCAACGGATGGCTTTCGATCGGCAGGCGGATGCCGGCCATGTCGGCGAGCGTCGTCGTGTTGCCGGCGGCCACCACCGCGACCTTCTTCGCCTTGATGAACCCCTTCACCGTGTCGACGCCGACCACCGCGCCGCCTTCGCGGCGAATGCCCGTCACCTGGCAGTTCTGGATGATGTCGACGCCGGCGCGGTCCGCGCCGCGCGCGAAGCCCCAGGCCACCGCGTCGTGACGCGCGACGCCCGCACGGCGCTGGATCGATGCGCCGAGCACCGGGTAGCGGCTGTTCAGGTTGATCGTCGGCTCGATTTCCTTGATCTGCGCGGGCGTCAGGAATTCGGCGTCGACGCCGTTCAGCCGGTTCGCGTTCACGCGGCGCTCGGTGTCGCGCACGTCCTGCAGCGTATGCGCCAGGTTCATCACGCCGCGCTGGCTGAACATCACGTTGTAGTTCAGATCCTGCGACAGCCCTTCCCACAGCTTCATCGCCTTCTCGTACAGCGCGGCCGATTCGTCCCACAGGTAGTTCGAGCGCACGATCGTCGTGTTGCGCGCGGTGTTGCCGCCGCCGATCCAGCCCTTCTCGAGGATCGCGACGTTCGTGATCCCGTGCTCCTTCGCGAGGTAGTACGCGGTCGCGAGGCCGTGGCCGCCGC harbors:
- a CDS encoding sarcosine oxidase subunit beta family protein; the protein is MSRYSIFSLFRNGLSYHENWEKQWKSPEPKKEYDVVIVGGGGHGLATAYYLAKEHGITNVAILEKGWIGGGNTARNTTIVRSNYLWDESAALYEKAMKLWEGLSQDLNYNVMFSQRGVMNLAHTLQDVRDTERRVNANRLNGVDAEFLTPAQIKEIEPTINLNSRYPVLGASIQRRAGVARHDAVAWGFARGADRAGVDIIQNCQVTGIRREGGAVVGVDTVKGFIKAKKVAVVAAGNTTTLADMAGIRLPIESHPLQALVSEPIKPVVNSVIMSNAVHAYISQSDKGDLVIGAGIDQYTGFGQRGSFHIIESTLQAIIEMFPVFSRVRMNRQWGGIVDVSPDACPIITKTDVKGLYFNCGWGTGGFKATPGSGWVFAHTIARDEPHPLNAPFALDRFYTGHLIDEHGAAAVAH